In a single window of the Leisingera daeponensis DSM 23529 genome:
- a CDS encoding Panacea domain-containing protein: MTNLALQKLVYFCHAWHLVEFDEPLIKQNFEAWDYGPVLQYLYREFKHCGRSAIRARSKKLNRFSGKQEIALFEAPKDKIEFLRKVIGFYGKLTASQLVDISHAEGGPWDKVWNHDGKINPGMRIENADIRSYYSTLPRAAKVQ; encoded by the coding sequence GTGACGAACCTTGCACTGCAGAAGTTAGTTTACTTCTGTCATGCTTGGCACCTCGTTGAATTTGATGAACCACTTATCAAACAAAACTTTGAAGCCTGGGATTACGGTCCCGTGCTTCAGTATCTTTACCGAGAGTTCAAGCACTGCGGTCGCTCAGCAATCAGAGCCAGGAGCAAGAAGCTTAATAGGTTCTCAGGCAAGCAGGAGATCGCGCTCTTTGAAGCCCCAAAGGATAAAATAGAATTTCTAAGAAAAGTAATAGGATTTTATGGGAAATTAACGGCGTCACAGCTTGTAGACATCAGCCATGCTGAAGGTGGCCCATGGGACAAAGTATGGAATCACGATGGAAAAATAAATCCAGGGATGAGGATTGAAAACGCGGATATCCGTTCTTACTATTCTACTCTCCCCCGCGCTGCAAAGGTTCAATAA
- a CDS encoding DNA-3-methyladenine glycosylase I: MRSFDEIYAISADRHGGPQGLETKLAKPDPEVTALPEDRWLSVMTKCIFQAGFNWKVIEAKWDGFEEVFHRFDPGACAFMSEDEFDRILSDPRVVRNGAKLATVRQNAAFLMDLRGQGGAGKVLGGWPSADYIGLLEMLKTRGARLGGNTGQYAMRFAGRDSFILSQDVTARLIAEGVIDKPATSKTALKAVQKAFNTWMDQSGRSLTEISRVLAMSC; encoded by the coding sequence ATGCGCAGCTTCGACGAGATCTACGCCATTTCCGCAGACCGCCACGGCGGGCCGCAGGGGCTGGAGACAAAGCTCGCCAAACCCGACCCCGAAGTGACCGCGCTGCCCGAGGACCGCTGGCTGTCCGTGATGACCAAATGCATCTTCCAGGCAGGCTTCAACTGGAAAGTGATCGAGGCGAAATGGGACGGGTTCGAGGAGGTCTTCCACCGCTTTGATCCGGGCGCCTGCGCCTTCATGAGCGAGGACGAGTTCGACCGGATCCTGAGCGACCCCCGCGTGGTCCGCAATGGCGCCAAGCTGGCCACGGTCCGCCAAAACGCCGCCTTCCTGATGGACCTGCGCGGCCAGGGCGGCGCGGGCAAGGTGCTGGGCGGCTGGCCCTCCGCCGATTACATCGGGCTGTTGGAGATGCTCAAGACACGCGGCGCCCGGCTGGGCGGCAATACCGGCCAATACGCCATGCGCTTTGCCGGCCGCGACAGTTTCATCCTCAGCCAGGACGTCACCGCGCGCCTCATCGCCGAAGGCGTCATCGACAAACCCGCCACGTCCAAAACCGCGCTGAAGGCGGTGCAGAAAGCCTTCAACACATGGATGGACCAATCCGGCCGCTCCCTCACCGAAATCAGCCGCGTGCTGGCGATGAGCTGCTGA
- a CDS encoding DMT family transporter — MTHYALIMLAAGLGIPVLAALNAALGKLIGSPASAAVVLFLIALAATILYALIAGPQALAKIPAAPKHLLLAGVLVAFYVLSITHVAPHFGVGNAVFFVLIGQLISAAAIDHFGWFGAQVSPLTLTRAAGISVMALGVWITQMA, encoded by the coding sequence ATGACTCACTACGCCCTCATCATGCTGGCCGCAGGCCTCGGCATCCCGGTGCTGGCAGCGCTGAACGCCGCGCTCGGCAAGCTGATCGGCTCCCCGGCCTCCGCCGCGGTGGTGCTGTTCCTGATCGCGCTGGCGGCCACCATCCTTTATGCGCTGATCGCCGGCCCGCAGGCGCTGGCCAAGATCCCCGCCGCGCCCAAGCACCTGCTGCTGGCGGGTGTGCTGGTGGCCTTCTACGTCTTGTCGATCACCCATGTCGCGCCGCATTTCGGCGTCGGCAACGCTGTGTTCTTCGTGCTGATCGGCCAGCTGATCTCCGCCGCCGCCATCGACCATTTCGGCTGGTTCGGCGCCCAGGTCAGCCCGCTCACGCTCACCCGCGCCGCAGGCATTTCGGTGATGGCGCTGGGGGTCTGGATCACCCAGATGGCGTGA